In Nicotiana tabacum cultivar K326 chromosome 19, ASM71507v2, whole genome shotgun sequence, one DNA window encodes the following:
- the LOC142173235 gene encoding potassium transporter 5-like: MNIYAFFSSCTNVDGIYWPMYVVAVFAAIVASQAMISGTFSIIQQSLALGCFPRVKIAHTSTKHQGQVYIPEVNYLLMLACVAVTLGFRTTAKIGNAYGIAVVFVMTLTSSFLILVIIMIWKTHILFIIAYALIIGTVELVYLSSVLYKFDQGGYLPLAFAMFLMFIMSVWNYMYRKKYYFELDHKISPEKVKAIVDETSFNRLPGLAIFYSELVHGIPPIFKHYVANVPCLHSVLVFVSFKSLPISKIPVEERFLFCWVQPSDLYVFRCVVRYGYNDVRNEQEDFEKILVERLKEFIREYCLFSIAIKSHRLSTEKIKQLEDDLCINVGSMKSEEEDSIGKQVEKEENFATLVEKEIEVLERAKKVIINYAYNFLKKNLRQSNKIFDIPHKRMLKVGMIYEL; the protein is encoded by the exons ATGAACATTTATGCTTTTTTTTCCTCATGTACAAATGTAGATGGCATATATTGGCCAATGTATGTAGTGGCAGTGTTTGCAGCTATCGTTGCAAGTCAAGCCATGATTTCTGGGACTTTCTCTATAATCCAGCAATCGCTCGCATTAGGATGCTTTCCTCGCGTTAAAATTGCGCATACATCAACCAAACATCAAGGGCAAGTCTATATCCCTGAAGTCAATTACCTTCTCATGTTGGCTTGTGTTGCTGTTACTCTCGGATTCAGGACTACTGCAAAAATTGGCAACGCTTATG GAATAGCAGTGGTGTTTGTGATGACATTAACATCATCCTTCCTCATACTAGTCATAATTATGATCTGGAAAACTCACATTCTTTTTATAATCGCATATGCTCTAATCATTGGAACGGTTGAGCTTGTGTACCTAAGTTCTGTCCTTTACAAGTTTGATCAAGGCGGCTATCTTCCACTGGCTTTTGCTATGTTCCTAATGTTTATCATGTCAGTATGGAATTATATGTATCGAAAGAAATACTACTTCGAGTTAGATCACAAGATTTCTCCTGAGAAAGTTAAGGCAATAGTGGACGAAACAAGTTTCAATCGACTACCCGGACTTGCTATTTTCTATTCAGAACTTGTTCATGGAATTCCACCAATTTTCAAGCATTATGTAGCGAATGTGCCGTGTTTACACTCTGTTCTTGTGTTTGTTTCATTCAAATCACTTCCCATCAGCAAAATTCCAGTAGAAGAAAGATTCCTCTTCTGTTGGGTACAGCCATCTGATCTCTACGTGTTTCGCTGTGTGGTACGTTATGGATACAATGATGTGCGTAACGAGCAAGAGGACTTCGAGAAAATATTGGTGGAGAGGCTCAAAGAGTTCATACGAGAATATTGCTTGTTTTCAATTGCAATAAAAAGTCACAGACTATCCACTGAAAAAATCAAACAATTAGAGGATGATTTATGCATTAACGTTGGTTCAATGAAGTCCGAGGAGGAAGATTCAATTGGAAAACAAGTcgaaaaagaagagaattttgCTACATTAGTGGAAAAAGAAATAGAAGTACTAGAGAGAGCAAAGAAAGTGATAATAAATTATGCTTACAACTTCTTGAAGAAGAACCTCAGGCAAAGTAACAAGATTTTTGACATCCCTCACAAGCGTATGCTAAAAGTTGGAATGATATATGAGCTTTAA